GCTTGTACAACATTAAAGCCCTTTTGCTTACGGTCTTCTAAATATTTAACGGCTTCTTCCCTAGTTAACCTATTGAACAATAACCAACCAGTGTCTCCTAACCAGAAAAAAGGTTTACCATCTCCAGTCATTATATACCTCTTATTTTCAGATATCTGTAGACTTTTAGGGTCTTTAGAAATTATTCTTTCTACTTTCTTTTCTTGGGTGCAACTATAAATAGTAAGTGCAATTACAAGGACTAAAATTATCTGTCTTAGCTTCATAAGTTAAATTTTATTAAGGATGATGACTTCATCACCATTACCAACTTTATTTATTTTGATGATTGAGCCTGCATTTACCTTCTCTTCTTTTAAAATTGAGCCATTTCTTGTACTCTGAATTTTTAAGGTAAAAGTTCCTGTGGCTTTAGTTAAATCTAGGTTTATGGCATCCGCCGATGCATTGTACAAAATGTAGGCTTTACCAGCATTTGCCAATCCGTATTGCTTGGTTGTTCCAAGTAAAAATGGTTTCATTGTTGCCGCTAATGTTAGGTTATCAGAGCTGATGCCCGAAACATTCGACAAAGAACCTCCAGCCATTAAAATTTCCCAGCCATAGCTATCAAAATTATCGCCAGAATAAATTACCGCTTTGTTAGGGAATTTTGTTTTGTATTCCGCAACTGCGTGATAAACTTGTTCAAAAGAAGTCTTTTTAGGTTTTAACAAACGAGCATGTTGTCTAGGTGCTAAATTCTGTCCACCTTGTGGCGCATAAGCAGTTCCATCTTCTTGATAATGCCAGTACCTGATATCAATTAAATCTACAACGCTTGCTCTATTTGGGTCTGCTAGGATTGCATCTTGAACATCTTTAGTAACACTTAAACCAATAATTGGATGTTTGCCAGTTTCCTTTTCCCATTCTTTAATTGTGTCAATCCAAAATTGTACAAAATGTAAAGGCCCTGTAAATTCTGCTCCAATTAATTGGATAACGCCATTATTACCCTTAAAATTTTCTAAACATTTGTAGATATATGCCTTATGAATTTTTCTTCTAAATGGGTCAGTTACATCATAAAACTGCTCTGCCATAAATATGCGTTTATCGCCAGCGTAAGGAACCGGTTCAGGGAAACCAGTATTGTTAATGTTATTTGCTGTACGCCAAGGAAAGTCTGCATAATGCGCACCTGCTTCAATTATATTATGCTGAAAATAGTTTTCGTGAATTAAAACCAAACCTTTTTGGTCGGCCAGATTGGCAAAAGTTTTTAGCCTATCCCAATACCAAAGGTTATATTTTGTGATATCGTACTTACTTAGACCATCCCAAGCTTTATCTTGTCCGCTACGTGCAAATGGCAGTTCATAAAATGGAGCCCAAACATCTCCATCCATACGACGAATGCGTTCATGGTCATCTCTTCTTCTATCGTACCAAAGCCCATAATTATGTTCCAATATTTTAACAGAACCATTTTTCATCGAATCTGTCATTGCATCTAAATCATCGGTTAACCCTTTTCCAGAACGACCAGGAACAAAACGAGTGATATGGGCTTTGCTATTTTTTATACCATGAGGTCTTGCACTACCACTCCACCATTGTACATCTTGTCTGTTACCTATTACAAGTTCATCACCACGAACTAACCAACCATTTTTAATAGACATTACAGCAGCCATTGTTGGCTTTACAATTGTGTTAATTTGATAAGTCTCAGTGGGCTTTATATTTTCAGCAACAGGAATTGGGTTTCTAGTCGAAGCTTTATCTATAAACTCCACTAGAGTTAAAGCAGGTATAACAGCAAGTTTGGTTAGTTTTTGAGCTACGTCTACAGGCGGACTACTTGAAGCCTCGGTTTCTACAGGGAGTACGATATTACGTGCATCTGCGTCATTTCCAATTCTATCTTTTAATTGGGCATAATAAAAACTTCTAGGTTGAATCTGCTCGTTAGACATATCCCAATAACCATCTCCAGCAAACTGTGCCCAAGTTCCAAAAGCCCAATTTTGAGCTGTTGGTGGTTGATAATTATCTACTCTTGCAGCACTGCATTGCCAAAAAACAGAATTTGCAGCTGCCCAACCTGCTCCTTGTCCATCTTGCCCCCTGTTCATGAAGCTTAAAGCCTGACCATCAACATTTACAATGTCAAATAAAATACCTGATGCCCAACTGTCTATTGCACCGCTAAAACTAAATGGTAATGTAGATTGACATTGTACAAAAGCATTTGGTCCTGGTGCACAAAAACCTACAGCAAAATCATGCATCCCATATTCAGCATAAATTCTTTGGAAAAGTGTTTGCTGACCAGCAGTGAAAAATGTATTTCTTCTTTCGCCACCAATTTCAGAGATTGGCGCCAATGATTTACAATCCTCAACTGTAATTCTTTTAGCAGTTTCTAAAATGTTAACTGCAGAACCCGCAAAATGCTCAAATACAACTTGACGAACCCAAGCATCTTGCACATTTTCTAAGGAAATGGCATTCCAACGATGGTATTCGTCCTTTAAATTTTCTTTATGGTAATCTGATTGGATTTTTAAATTCTCAACCCCAACTTGACTTATTCTTCCATCCCATTTGTACTTTGAAATAGTAGCGCCTCCGTATTTTGCATCTAAAGCAGTTGTTATTGGTGCATCAATAGTAATTTCATTTTCAGCAATGCTGATGATTTTTCTATCCCAGTGAATATCCCTTGTATTAGGTTTCCAACCCAATGCACTTTCACCACCTCCAAATTCTGCAGTTTTTAAAATCTCAATCCAGTTTTTTGTAGATGGACGATGTATGAATATATTATCTCCAACTTTAAGACTGCCTGCATTGGCAACAGAAAACTTCATTGCGTTAACAGGAACATATTCATCTGGTATTGCAATTTGAGTTTCTTCTATTTTATCGGCTGTGCCTAAAATTCTAATTACACCTAACCTGTCTAAACCAGAAGCTTGAATTAATGTGCCATTTGCTCCCATTCCGCTACCACGAAGAATAACGCCAGAAGCTTTGATTTTCAGAATCCCTGCAACTTTATAAATACCTTTTTCTAACAAAACGGCACCACGAATTCCATTTTTTCCCATTGGGAGATTCGAAACGTAATCTAAGGCAGATTGAATATGATTTGTTGCATCGCCAGTAATTAAAGGAACTTTAGCTTTGATAATCGCATTTGGAATAGCTTGTTCTCCTGCCATGTAACCACTGTAAGAAAAATCTACAATTCTATTTCCTTGAGCATCTTGAGTGTATGCTAATTTGCCATCTTTACCTTTAAAGATTGGTTTTGGAGGCAATTCTACTTTTTTGTTTTGAGCAGTTGCAGAGAAGGTTAACGCAACAAAAAACAAAACCAAATACAGATTTAGCTTAAAAAGTTTTAGTTTATATGTTTGGTTATTATTTAACATCTGTTTTTAATTCTTTTTGTCAATCGCTTTAAGATTGCTTTCCCGAAAAGTCGAGACAGGCTGTGACTCGCAATGACGAGTAAATTTAGAGATTCTTCGTTCCTCAGAATTACAAAAGCATCAAGGTTTAACTTTTCCAATCTCAACCAAACTGTTTAGATAAACTTCGATATTAGCATAACCATTTTTTGAAATTTTAACAGCATCGGTTGCATCTTTAGGATTTAAACCATTTTTAGTTTCCCAAGCATCTGGCATTCCATCTTTATCAGTATCAATATAAGGAGTTCCTTTGTATTCAGGATAACCACCAACTTGAGCAATGTCTGAAATGATACCTTTTTTGTAAGAATCGTCTGCTAAACGGCGCTTTACATAGTTTTGCTTTGCAGGTAATTTTCCATCCTCAACGTGTTGTATTTTACCTGTTTTAACTTGTTCAACAATCCTTAAATCTACAGGATCTCTCTTAGGTAAAGTAGCTCCGGCATTTGCCAAAACATAAGTATAAGCTTGTTTCGCATCAACTAAACTCACTTTCGCCATTGGCAAAGGTGTGCTTGTTCTGATTGAGTCTAATAATTTTTGTTTATCACCTTTAGCTTCTGGTTGCACGCCACCATCCCAATTGTCCTTGGTAACCCTTGCATTACCTTCAACAATGTTTCCAGTAATGTAAGCTTTGCCAAAAGTTGTTGTATATCTTTTATCACGACCAGATTCTGGCTTTAAAATTCTGTATGAAATTGGTTCACCAGCTGGAGTAATTGGCCCAGGTTTGTAATAATTATTGATAAAACTATAAAACGATGCATTATCCCCACCATCCGCACTACGATTCCACCAATTGAAAACTACGTTATTTACGAAGCCAAAATCGCCATACATGCCAACAGAAGGATTTCTACTGATATTTGAAGCCCAAAGGTTACGCATAAACGTACTGTTTAGACCACCAATTGTACTACCAAATGCATGGTTATAGGTATCTAAAGCTTCAGAAAATATTGAATTTTGAATGGTAACGTTAACGGTTGGTAATTTTTCTGGTTTTGAACCATCTTTTGGGTCGTAAACGTGGCGATAAATTGACATATTTTCATCTAATCCCCAACTTGCAGAAACATGGTCGATGATGATATTACCTACTGGATTACCGCCAATGGCATCATCTCTACGAGTTACATCAGTTACTCCTCTACGGAAACGCATAAAGCGGATAACCACATCATGTGTATTTAGCCAAACAGATTCTCCTGCCACACAAATTCCATCACCCGGTGCACTTTGTCCAGCAATGGTTATGTATGGAGCTCTAATGATTAAAGGCGTTTTCAATTTGATGATTCCAGAAACGTTGAAAACAACAATCCTTGCTCCACCTTGCTCACAAGCTTCTCTTAAACTACCAGGGCCAGCATCTGCTAAAGTGGTAACTACATAAACTTTTCCACCTCTACCACCAAAAGTATAAGCACCACCACCTTCTGCACCTGGAAATGCCAACAGTTTTGACTGAGGTAAATCGCTAGGTTTTGCTGCCCAAGGAATATAAGGCTTCCCTAATTTTGCCTCAGCATCAACAATGGGTTTAACTTTAAGAAACTGAAGTTCAGAAAGTCTTTCGATTTCTTTAAGTAAAGAATCAGCTTTCTTTTCCATCGCCTCTGGTATAACTGGATATTGAGCAAAAGCTAAATTAACAGAGCTGATTATACCCATCAGCATTGCTGCAGAAAATATTTTACGCATCCTATTATGGTTTTACTATACTTACAGGAACTACACTATTTAAGTAAATTTCGATGTTTGAATAACCACTTGCAGTAATTTTAGTTGCATCTGAAGCATCTTTTGGATTAAGGCCAGCTTTAGTTTCATAAGCATCTGGCATTCCATCATCATCCGAATCTTTATAAGGAGTACCTTTGTATTCCGGATAACCACCAACTTGACTAATGTCTGTAATGATACCTTGTTTGTATGAATCTTTTGGCAAACGGCGATGTTCGAAATCTTTCTCAGGTAATTTCACCCCTTCAATATAATCGATTTTACCAGTTTGAACTTGTTTAATTACACGGGTATCAACCGGGTCTCTTTTTGGCAAATTCGCTCCAACATTAGTTAGCACATAAGTCTTAGCAGCTAAAGTTGGCAATAGGGTAATTTTTGCCATTGGGAAAGGCTTTTTAACACGCATAGCTGCAAAATAAGGTTGAGCTTGCTCGTAAGTCATTAAATTTCCTTTTTTATCTTCCACTTGCACACCACCATTCCAATTGTCTTTGGTTACTTTTTCATTACCCTCAATGATGTTTCCATCTACATAAGCACGGCCAAACACCACATAAGGCAATTTGCTACGTCCAGATTCTGGCTTTAAAATCCTGTAGCTAATTGGGTCTTTTAAATCGGTTACTGGTCCTGGTTTATAGTAATTGTTAATGATGTTATATAAAGCAGTGTAATCACCACCATCTGTTGACCTATTGTTCCAGTTAAAAATTACGTTATTAGCAAAATTGAAAATACCATTCCATCCAATGGATGGGTTTCTAGCTCCATTATCAGCCCAAAGGTTACGCATGAACGTACAATTCTCTCCACCTAATGTGCTACCGAAAGCATGGTTCCATGTATCTAAAGCCTCAGAAAAAATAGAGTTTTGAATAGTAATATTTACTGTAGCTAATTTATCTTCAATTTTACCTGTGCTATCGTTATACATATGGCGATACATAGACATATTTTCATCTAAGCCCCAACTTGCGGAAACGTGATCGATCATGATATTACCTACCGGATTACCACCAATGGCATCATCTCTTCTGCCAACATAAGTTTCGCCTCTTCTAAAGCGCATGAAACGAACTATTACATCATGTGTATTTATCCATACTGATTCCCCAGCAACACAAACACCATCGCCTGGCGCCGTTTGACCAGCAATTGTAATATAAGGTGCACGAATAATTAGAGGCGTTTTAATGCGGATGATACCAGCGACATTGAAAACAACAATTCTTGCTCCGCCTTGTTCACATGCATCACGCAAAGAACCTGGACCACTATCATTTAAGTTTTTAACAACGATAACCCTACCGCCTCTACCACCAAAACTATAAGCGCCACCACCTTCTGCACCTGGAAAGGCAATAATTTCTGATTGAGGTAAATCTGTTGGACGACCAGCAAAAGGAATATAAGGCTTTCCTTGTTTAGCTTCTTTTTCGATAATCACTTTTGCTTTTTCCCATGCAATATCAGATTGCCTAGTTGCTTCCTTCATCATATCTGAAGAGGCTTTCTGAACATCGGCAGGAATTTTAGGATATTGGGCAAAAGAATAATTTGCTGAGAGCATCAACAAAGCAAAAAACGCTAGGTTTAATAATTTCTTTTTCATTTGTGTTTTGTTCATTAGAGACCAAAAAGTACGCATTTAATTTAAATTCGTTAATCTTAATTGGTTGTCCAGGTAAATTTATTTTGGTTAGAAAGTATATTATATATCAAAAATAAGGGGTTCGAGCTACTAATTTATCTATTATATTCTCAAAAGAGTATAACATCTTATCATTAGGCTATTTACCACGTAACAATCTTAATCCATTCTATGTTGCAAGATAAACATTAACAAGAATAAAATTCATATATAAATGTAACATTTCCAAATAAAAATAAACATAAAAAAAGGGACACTTTCGTGTCCCTTCTAACCAAATATGCTAAAAACCGAGCTACAATGCCATCACTCTTAATTGGATCTAGCAATATTTTAATGGAGAAGCAATGTTTAGCTTCTACAAGATTTTATTTCTGCATTTTAACACTTACGTTACAATAAGGTTTTTTATCAATATCAGAGGTAAAGAAGAAGAAATATAACATCCCATATTTTCCTTCTGGTGTTTGAAAAAACACTGCACTTGTTGATGTAATACCAGTTGTTGTAGCGTTTAGGTTAATCGTTCTCGCTTTAGCCAATGTTTCTATTGTTGACCCAGAAAACGCACTATTTGTAAATATTGTACCCTGACTAGCAACTGGCGCACTAAACTTTGTTAATCTTTTTGTCCAAGTACTTACATCATAAATAGGGAATGTAGTAGCCGGAGCACTGGTATTATAGATATTATGCACATATCCTGTAATAATTCCCTGACCATCTCTTACTGCGGTTCTGTAAATCCCAAAATCTATTTTTGCGGCATTGGTAGCCCCATTAGTATAACTATAAGTTGTACCATCACTTAGTGAAAAGAATGACGGTAAAACTTTAGCAACAGTATCTGGCATATAAATGTCTCTATTTGCAAGAATTACATAACTTGGATTTTGTTCAACTGTTACTTTTTTGTATCCATCTCCCATATAAACTCCTTTTTCATTTAATGGATAAACACGGAAGCTTTGTAATCCATCACGCATTTGAGTTACTGGAATTTTGTAAACGAATGAAAAGCTTCTTCTTTTAGTGCCGTCTGTAATCGGTGTAGTGATCCGCGATGGAGTAGCTGTGCCTGCAGATGTTTCAATTACATAAGAATACATATCTTCCTTATCAGAAGTAATTGTAAAATCAATCCAGACTTCTTCTTTATCATTAATTAATTTATAATCAGTAACACAACGCGGATCGCTACTGTTGTATGTCACCGAAACATTGGTGAACATATTAAATATGTTTGGAGCCTCCTTGCTACAAGACGTAAAGAGCAAAACGCTCAATGCTAGAAGGCATAACTTTTGAATATTTTTAGTTTTCATTTTTAATATTTTTTAATCAGACAAACTGAGTTTATATTTCTAAATCTTAATCAAGTGGGTCAAAGGTTCCACCTGGCCATCCCACTGTCGTGAAAATGTTCGCACCAAAATTTACAAAATCGTTATGAAAAGTATAGAAATAATGAAATTCAGGAATTGAGTAGCCATTAAAGACTGGGGTGATAGTTACGTTTCTGAAATATTTCGTATAAACCGTTTTGTCATTAACATTTAAATTATCTCTAAACATTACACCGCCTGTAACTGCTTCAAGAACTGCCCTATCCGACGAACTAACTAATTGGATTTCCAATTTCTGTAGATTTCCAGTAAGTAAGTGCATGGTGCGAGACCTTCTCAAATCTGCATTACGCTTATTTTCAAATGCAAATTCAATTTGTCTTTCACCAATAATCAATGTACGTAAATCTGCAGTACTATTTGCTAATCCTAATCCATAATCGGAGTCGCCTACAACAACACCAGCTCTTACTCTAATTTGTCTAACCAAATCTTTTGCTGCCGCAATACTTCCTGTTTCATTTAAGCAATCAGCATAGTTTAACATAACTTCAGCAAATCTCAAATCGATCCAATCCATTCCACTTCCACCCAAACCATTTGTATAGTTTACCGAACCAGCAGCTAATGTAGGCGTGGTAAAACGTTTCACATAAACTGCATTACCACTTGACTCTGAAACAGCATTATTATAAGTCCATTGTTTTCTAGTCAAATTACCACTCAAAGGATAAACACTTCCATTTGTAGCAAAAGTTGCTTCAAATCTTGGGTCTCTATTTTGCCAAAACATTACCGCATCATAAGGGAAAGCTGTAGAAGTACCACGTGGTTTTCCATCTTTCATTGGGTAAGCATCTAACATTTTGATAGTTGGCACATACATTGCATTATATGATCCACTTTCAGATGTAGGCCTATTGCGTTGTTCGCCTTGATGTCCTCTGTTAGCAATTGCATTTGAATAAGTTCTCACCAAAATGGCCTCAGTATTTGCAGTACCTTCTGTACGGAAAATATCAATGTAATTAGGCATCAACCTTTTTCCAGCCGCCATACATAAATCATATGCTTCCTTATTTGCAGTTAACGCTTCTGTCCACCTAGCTGCCACATAAGGATGCTTAGGATCATTGGTTGGGTTAAATTGTGGGCTTGCCCAGTAGAATAATACTTTTGCCTTAATACAAGCTGCAATTAACTTAGTTATTTTACCTCTGCCATTACTGTCATCAGGAGCAAAACCCTCAAGTTCAGTCATTGCTGTATTTAGGTCATTGATAATTGCCGCAAAACACTCCTTTGCACTTTTTCTACCCTCTGTGTAAACACTATTTGCCAATTGTTGCCTCAAGATTAACGGCACACCACCATAAACTTTAACCAATTCAAAATAGGTCATTGCTCTTAGTGTACGGTATTGTCCCAATAGAACACGTTGTTTTTCTAGAGGCATTGTGCCTAATGGAATATTGTCGATTGCATCATTACACCTAGCAATATCCCAATATTTATTATCCCCAGGATTACCACGGTATTGATTTCCAACTAATCCCCTCACATCGTTTACACCTAACACACCTTGCAAACCTAACGCAGCTTGGGCATTTGCATCACCATTAGGAAAATAATTCTCATCACTGGCAATGTGTGTTCCATAACGATCTGGTACTACCTGTAAAGGAAATGCAGGAATTGCAACATCATACACCCTATTCAAATGTAACTGAACAGAGCCCTCATTATCCCATATTGCCGCATCTATACCTTCTGTATCAGGTAATTGAAAAAATTCATCGTTATTTACTTTACAAGCTGGCACAACTACCACTAGCGATAGAATAAGTGCAGCTATTTTTATATTGTTTTTAAATTGCTTAATCATCTTTCAAAAATTATAAGTTAACACTTAATCCCAAAGAAATTGTTCTTAACATCGGATAATCGTATGCACTTGAGGTATACGGATCTTTGTAAGGAAGTGGATTTACGATTGTCCACAGGTTATTTCCTGTTAGCAATAAACGTGCACCACCCAATCCTAATCTTCTAGCAAATTCTGCAGGTGCTTTGTAACTCAATGTCATCGTATTGATACGGATCATTGTCCCACTAACAGCCCAGAAATCAGATTGTCTAGTAAGCGATGGATCATCAAAGCGTGGAAGCCAACCTTCATTCGGATTGGCCAATGTCCAACGATCTTGCCATATTGACGAAACATTTCTTGTTGATGATGGAGCAATTCTTGCTCTACCATCATAGAAAACTTTACCACCAAATTGAGCATTGATATTTGTGTTTAAACTAAAGTTTTTATAGCTTAAATTTAGTGAAATACCAGATGCCAACCATGGGTTGGTTCCGTTTTTATACATTGGTTGCATATCACTAGCAGAAATTACACCGTCTTTATTGATATCTTCAAAATATAACCATCCTGCTTGCGGAACCCTATCGAATATCCTATAATTAGGGTATTTTGCCATCCAAGCATCAACCTCGCCTTGAGTTCTGAACATTCCAATATTTTTTAAGCCGATATTACTAGAGTTATATACTTGAGGATCTGTACCAAAACCAATCAACCAATCTTCAGCAACATTGTTAAATAAATTACCAGGTGCATATAGAGTCTTAGTCACGATTGAATTACCATAAGAGAAATTCATACTGGCGCTAAGATTTAAATCTGTAGTCAACTTAGCTTTATAACCAATGGTAAATTCAGAACCCCAGTTATAAGTTTCTCTATAGTTGATTACCGGTGCACCGGTACCGAAATATTGTGGGTACAAGTTATTTCCACCTAAATCGAACTGATCATAAACACGATTTTGGAAAACTTCAACACCAAAATCTAATTTATTATCAAACATAGAAGCCTCTAATCCAAGGTTGAAGGTTCTTTTTTTCTCCCATGTAATATCTGGATTTGCTAAAAGAGATCGGTTTAAGCTATTTTGAGTTGAGCTACCATAAAGATAACCATTGGTTACATCGATCAAGAACCTATCTTGCCATAAGCGTGCTCCAACCCTATCATCTCCAGTAACACCAACGTTCACCTTCAATTTTAAGAAATTTACGAAACTTAGGAATTTGGCATTTTTAAAGAAATTTTCCTGACTAACTACCCATCCAATACCTGCAGTCGGTGAAATACCCCATCGGTTTCCAGTAGCAAACTGAGATGAAGCATCAACACGTGCAATCATTTCAAAAAGGTATTTTTTGTCGAAATCATAGTCAAATCTTCCAAAAAATGATCTTTTTGATGAAGTAGATCTACTAAAATTTTGACGAGCCAATGTAGACGCATCAAATGCCCAATATTGATCAATATCCGGAATTAATTGATTTGTATAACGTACAGCGGAAGTTGAAGAATTACCTTCGCTTTGCTCAGCTCCAACCAATAAATTTGTGTAGTGCTTGCCAAAAGTTTTAGCGTATTGTAGAGTGAAAAATCCTTGGTAGTTATTAAATTCTGAGATACCAGGTGTAATTGTTGCAGCGGCTGCACTTGTAGGCTCACTAAAAGATGCATTTGGATTTGCTGTTGTACCAGGTACTAACTGATCAGTGAACAATTGCCCATTATTTCCAGATCTTATATAGTTATAAAGTTTATAAGGAGGAATATACTGTGTAGATTTAGAAGCGCCACTAGATTGTGAAATTTGAAATCTGGCGGTAAGTCCTTTTAAAAATGTAGGTTCATAACTTAAACTTGCATTAATGCGATAACTTTTGCTATTGCTATTATCATAATAACCAGACTCTGCTATAGCTTTTGGATTTAGCGTACTGGCATTAGCATTGTAATTAACATAATTACCATTTATACTAATTGGCACCCATCTTGGAATACTAATGATGCGTTCAAAAAACGTATTATCTTGATCATTTGCATTGTGGTGTTGCTCTCTAGTGCCATAATCAACATTAAAGTTTACATCTGCTTTTAAGCCATTAGCAATGTTTGCAACAACACCGCTTCTAAAACCGTATTTATCGAATTTCATACCAGCATAGTTGGCATTTTCACTTTGATAGCTACCGCCAGCAAAAAAAGTAATCTTTTCTGTACCACCTTGGATACCGATATTATGTCTTTGGGTTAATGATGCCTGCCAAAGCTCATCGTACCAACTTTTATAGTTAAGGTTTTTGATGGTTTCTAAATCTTCTGGCAAAAAGAAACTATTTAGCGATGCATTCTGAATACGATAGGTGTCGTTTAACAATAATGCGTGTTCATAGCCTGATAGCATCTCAGGTTCTTTTGCTGCATCTGAAACACCCACATAGCCATTGTAAGTGATGCTAGGTTTACCGATTTTACCTTTTTTAGTAGTTACTAAAACTACACCTTTAGCACCAGATGCACCATAAATTGCTGCAGAAGCATCTTTCAAAAAAGACATACTTTCAACCATAGAAGCATCGATATTATCAAATGCATCTCTTGATACAGTGATACCATCCACAATATAAAGTGGTTCATCGGTACCTGCAGCAGGATTACCTACCAAAGATGGAGAAGTTGCAGAATTCCTGATGTTCAACTTAATAGTTGTACCAGGACGACCAGATGCAACGCTAACACCAACACCCGCAATCCTGTTCCTCATAGCTGCTGCAAGATTTGGAGCAGGTATATCCTGAAGTTCTTCTCCTGAAATTACGGCTACAGACCCTAAGGCTTCATTCTTTTTCTTTGTACCATAACCAACATTAATCACAACTTCATTTAGTGTAGTGTTATCAGAGGATAAAGTTACATCGATAGTGCTCCTATTTCCTACCGGAATTTGTTGACGTACATATCCTACGTAAGAAAACACAAGCACATCTTGATCAGAGGACACCTGAATGGTATACACCCCTTGTGCATTTGTACTTACGTTACTAGGAACGCCTCGAAGCGCAACGTTTACACCAGGAATTGGCGATCCGTCGGCCTCAATTACTTTACCCGTAACCTTTCGGCCTTGAGCAAAGATGACTGAACTTGCCAACAGCATAAGCAGCAAGGACAATGAAAATTTACGTAAAATTTTTGAGTTCATATTATATTATTTGGTTAGTTTGTATTTATTTTTTTGCTTTTAATTCACTTTAGCTGCCTTTATTCTCTTTTGCCATTCTTCGCCCTCCTTTTTTAAATCATATCCAGCTGCAGACAAATAGTTGTTTATCCTGCCTTTATATTTACCAAACCAAGCATGCTTTTTATCAGATGATTCTGCATCCATTGCTTTTTCCCTTGCTTCGATTAACCAAACCAAAATTTGTTTTTTTTGATCTTCTGTAAGGGTTAATATCTGTTCTTGGTAAGCTCTGTAAGTAAGTGGCACAACTCCATAAGTCATTCCGTCTTTAACTTGCTCAACTTGTTTGTCGTTTAAATGAGCTGATAAATTCTTTAAATATTTTTTATG
The sequence above is drawn from the Pedobacter frigiditerrae genome and encodes:
- a CDS encoding DUF6298 domain-containing protein, giving the protein MLNNNQTYKLKLFKLNLYLVLFFVALTFSATAQNKKVELPPKPIFKGKDGKLAYTQDAQGNRIVDFSYSGYMAGEQAIPNAIIKAKVPLITGDATNHIQSALDYVSNLPMGKNGIRGAVLLEKGIYKVAGILKIKASGVILRGSGMGANGTLIQASGLDRLGVIRILGTADKIEETQIAIPDEYVPVNAMKFSVANAGSLKVGDNIFIHRPSTKNWIEILKTAEFGGGESALGWKPNTRDIHWDRKIISIAENEITIDAPITTALDAKYGGATISKYKWDGRISQVGVENLKIQSDYHKENLKDEYHRWNAISLENVQDAWVRQVVFEHFAGSAVNILETAKRITVEDCKSLAPISEIGGERRNTFFTAGQQTLFQRIYAEYGMHDFAVGFCAPGPNAFVQCQSTLPFSFSGAIDSWASGILFDIVNVDGQALSFMNRGQDGQGAGWAAANSVFWQCSAARVDNYQPPTAQNWAFGTWAQFAGDGYWDMSNEQIQPRSFYYAQLKDRIGNDADARNIVLPVETEASSSPPVDVAQKLTKLAVIPALTLVEFIDKASTRNPIPVAENIKPTETYQINTIVKPTMAAVMSIKNGWLVRGDELVIGNRQDVQWWSGSARPHGIKNSKAHITRFVPGRSGKGLTDDLDAMTDSMKNGSVKILEHNYGLWYDRRRDDHERIRRMDGDVWAPFYELPFARSGQDKAWDGLSKYDITKYNLWYWDRLKTFANLADQKGLVLIHENYFQHNIIEAGAHYADFPWRTANNINNTGFPEPVPYAGDKRIFMAEQFYDVTDPFRRKIHKAYIYKCLENFKGNNGVIQLIGAEFTGPLHFVQFWIDTIKEWEKETGKHPIIGLSVTKDVQDAILADPNRASVVDLIDIRYWHYQEDGTAYAPQGGQNLAPRQHARLLKPKKTSFEQVYHAVAEYKTKFPNKAVIYSGDNFDSYGWEILMAGGSLSNVSGISSDNLTLAATMKPFLLGTTKQYGLANAGKAYILYNASADAINLDLTKATGTFTLKIQSTRNGSILKEEKVNAGSIIKINKVGNGDEVIILNKI
- a CDS encoding polysaccharide lyase encodes the protein MKKKLLNLAFFALLMLSANYSFAQYPKIPADVQKASSDMMKEATRQSDIAWEKAKVIIEKEAKQGKPYIPFAGRPTDLPQSEIIAFPGAEGGGAYSFGGRGGRVIVVKNLNDSGPGSLRDACEQGGARIVVFNVAGIIRIKTPLIIRAPYITIAGQTAPGDGVCVAGESVWINTHDVIVRFMRFRRGETYVGRRDDAIGGNPVGNIMIDHVSASWGLDENMSMYRHMYNDSTGKIEDKLATVNITIQNSIFSEALDTWNHAFGSTLGGENCTFMRNLWADNGARNPSIGWNGIFNFANNVIFNWNNRSTDGGDYTALYNIINNYYKPGPVTDLKDPISYRILKPESGRSKLPYVVFGRAYVDGNIIEGNEKVTKDNWNGGVQVEDKKGNLMTYEQAQPYFAAMRVKKPFPMAKITLLPTLAAKTYVLTNVGANLPKRDPVDTRVIKQVQTGKIDYIEGVKLPEKDFEHRRLPKDSYKQGIITDISQVGGYPEYKGTPYKDSDDDGMPDAYETKAGLNPKDASDATKITASGYSNIEIYLNSVVPVSIVKP
- a CDS encoding polysaccharide lyase encodes the protein MRKIFSAAMLMGIISSVNLAFAQYPVIPEAMEKKADSLLKEIERLSELQFLKVKPIVDAEAKLGKPYIPWAAKPSDLPQSKLLAFPGAEGGGAYTFGGRGGKVYVVTTLADAGPGSLREACEQGGARIVVFNVSGIIKLKTPLIIRAPYITIAGQSAPGDGICVAGESVWLNTHDVVIRFMRFRRGVTDVTRRDDAIGGNPVGNIIIDHVSASWGLDENMSIYRHVYDPKDGSKPEKLPTVNVTIQNSIFSEALDTYNHAFGSTIGGLNSTFMRNLWASNISRNPSVGMYGDFGFVNNVVFNWWNRSADGGDNASFYSFINNYYKPGPITPAGEPISYRILKPESGRDKRYTTTFGKAYITGNIVEGNARVTKDNWDGGVQPEAKGDKQKLLDSIRTSTPLPMAKVSLVDAKQAYTYVLANAGATLPKRDPVDLRIVEQVKTGKIQHVEDGKLPAKQNYVKRRLADDSYKKGIISDIAQVGGYPEYKGTPYIDTDKDGMPDAWETKNGLNPKDATDAVKISKNGYANIEVYLNSLVEIGKVKP